One Rhinoderma darwinii isolate aRhiDar2 chromosome 6, aRhiDar2.hap1, whole genome shotgun sequence DNA window includes the following coding sequences:
- the LOC142656653 gene encoding protein spinster homolog 1-like produces MASRHEDVDVEKGLLAPPCEMDKDDGESPRAEDVHDRTGISYTRSIVIVGILFYINLLSYMDRLSVTGALPYLEKSFHLKDSGSGLLQAVFLCSFMLVAPVFGYLGDHWNRKYLLCIGITLWSASILGSSFIPDKYFWLFLLMRGLVGIGAASYSTIAPSIIADLFVADQRSRMLSIFWTAIPVGCGLGYIMGAKVTSVLGGDWHWALRIIPGLGIIAVLLLIFFMKEPSRGAAEQKSYKHPNNNSWTTDLKALLKNPSFMLSMLGFTTVTFVSGSLSHWALSFYKRARVILYRSDPCQTAICQFDDSLIFGMITVITGIVGVGAGVEISKRFRKINPRADALVCACGMLGGAPFLLLALLLASFSLVASYIFISIGALLLALNFAIVDDILLSVVTPRRRSTAEALQIIVSHLLGDAWSPSLIGVLSDLIRRGKPESDLLMFNSLKYALMVCVFVSAIGGGLFLAAALFLEKDRKRADMESEVLKIMVYGNR; encoded by the exons ATGGCGTCTCGCCATGAGGATGTGGACGTGGAGAAAGGCCTTTTGGCTCCTCCATGTGAAATGGATAAAGACGATGGCGAAAGCCCCAGAGCAGAGGACGTACATGACCGTACTGGAATCTCCTACACACGATCCATCGTTATTGTAGGGATTCTGTTCTATATAAATCTGCTATCCTACATGGATCGGCTCAGTGTCACTG GGGCGctgccatatttagaaaaatcatttCATCTGAAAGACAGTGGATCTGGCTTGCTGCAAGCAG TCTTCCTCTGCAGCTTCATGTTGGTGGCTCCAGTATTTGGATATTTGGGTGATCACTGGAATAGAAAATATCTGCTCTGTATTGGGATCACCCTCTGGTCAGCCTCCATCCTTGGCAGCTCATTTATTCCTGATAAG TATTTCTGGCTGTTCTTGCTCATGCGAGGACTGGTTGGGATCGGTGCGGCAAGTTACTCCACCATTGCCCCCTCCATCATCGCCGACCTATTTGTAGCAGACCAGCGAAGCCGCATGTTGTCCATCTTTTGGACTGCTATCCCCGTAGGCTG TGGCCTTGGATACATCATGGGGGCCAAAGTGACAAGCGTTCTTGGTGGTGACTGGCACTGGGCACTGCGG ATCATTCCAGGTCTGGGGATTATAGCCGTCCTGCTTCTTATCTTCTTTATGAAGGAACCATCCAGAGGAGCCGCAGAACAAAAAAGCTATAAACACCCAAACAACAATTCTTGGACGACCGACTTGAAAGCTCTGCTGAAAAA ccCGAGCTTTATGCTTTCCATGCTGGGATTCACAACTGTGACATTTGTTTCCGGCTCCCTCTCCCACTGGGCTCTGTCCTTCTACAAGCGGGCCCGGGTCATCCTATACAGAAGTGATCCATGTCAGACTGCAATATGTCAATTTGATGACAG TCTGATTTTTGGCATGATCACTGTGATCACCGGAATCGTGGGAGTTGGAGCTGGCGTGGAGATAAGCAAGAGGTTCAGGAAAATCAACCCGCGGGCAGACGCATTAGTCTGTGCGTGCGGAATGCTGGGTGGCGCCCCTTTCCTGCTCTTGGCTTTGTTATTGGCAAGTTTCAGCCTTGTGGCCTCCTAT ATTTTCATCTCCATCGGGGCGTTATTGCTGGCACTGAATTTTGCCATTGTGGACGACATCCTGCTG AGTGTGGTGACCCCCAGAAGACGATCCACAGCGGAGGCCCTACAAATAATTGTGTCCCACCTGCTGGGTGATGCATGGAGCCCCTCTCTGATCGGAGTG CTATCTGACCTCATCCGCAGAGGAAAGCCAGAATCCGACCTGCTGATGTTTAACAGCCTGAAATATGCCCTCATGGTCTGCGTATTCGTGAGCGCTATCGGAGGAGGATTGTTCTTGGCAGCTGCCCTCTTTCTTGAGAAAGACCGAAAGAGGGCAGACATGGAGTCTGAAG tgctGAAAATCATGGTTTATGGTAATCGTTAG